The following proteins come from a genomic window of Lolium rigidum isolate FL_2022 chromosome 5, APGP_CSIRO_Lrig_0.1, whole genome shotgun sequence:
- the LOC124653738 gene encoding NAD(P)H-quinone oxidoreductase subunit L, chloroplastic, with translation METTASWRLLPPGSSRLPALLQHNRQAPSPSFLQRPVNSNSRILCLLHDKPAPAAQSSVQLQKLVTVLQCGAVWAAVEAPAALATVSGEEDLDLLGILPPIAAIAFVYLFIAPPIIMNWMRQRWFKRKFLEMYLQFMFTYLFFPGLMLWAPFVNFRKFPRDPTMKYPWSKPKEGTPLYKDRYPQIETFRERFYKE, from the exons ATGGAGACCACCGCCTCATGGCGCCTCCTCCCTCCAGGCTCCTCGCGACTTCCCGCTCTCCTCCAACACAACCGGCAAGCACCCTCACCTTCGTTTCTTCAACGCCCGGTGAACTCCAACTCCAGGATCCTCTGCCTCCTCCATGACAAG CCTGCCCCTGCAGCCCAGAGCTCGGTACAGCTGCAGAAGCTGGTCACCGTGCTGCAGTGCGGCGCCGTCTGGGCAGCA GTGGAGGCCCCGGCTGCGCTGGCGACGGTGAGCGGGGAGGAGGACCTCGACCTCCTGGGGATCCTGCCGCCGATCGCGGCgatcgccttcgtgtacctcttcATTGCTCCC CCGATCATCATGAACTGGATGAGGCAGAGGTGGTTCAAGCGCAAGTTCCTCGAGATGTACCTGCAGTTCATGTTCACCTACCTCTTCTTCCCCGG ACTGATGCTCTGGGCACCGTTCGTCAACTTCAGGAAGTTCCCAAGGGATCCAACCATGAAGTACCCTTGGTCCAAGCCCAAGGAAGGTACCCCTCTGTACAAGGACAGATATCCACAAATCGAGACATTCAGGGAGAGATTCTACAAGGAGTAG